From the Porphyrobacter sp. CACIAM 03H1 genome, the window GCGCGCGCAGCTCGATGGGATGGACGCGGCCGAGACGATGAACCTCTTCGGCTACACCGGCCTCGGCACGCTGGCGCTGTCGCGGCACGGCAAGGTCACCCATGTCGATGCCTCCAAGAAATCCGTCGCCCAGGCGCGCGAGAACGCCGCACTCTCGGGCATGGAGGCGCGCCCGATCCGCTGGCTGACCGACGATGCCGCCAAGTTCACCGCGCGCGAGGTGCGGCGCGGGCGGCGCTATGACGGGATCATCCTCGATCCCCCCAAGTTCGGCCGTGGGCCGGAGGGCGAAGTATGGCGGCTGGAGGAACACCTCCCCGGCCTCATCACCGATTGCGCGCGCCTGCTCGACGGGGACAGCCGCTTCCTGTTCCTCACCGTCTATGCCGTGCGGATGAGCAGCCTCGCCATCGCGGGTCTGCTCGAGGAGGCGCTCGGCCATCTCCCCGGCGTGATCGAGCACGGCGATCTGGCCGTGCGCGAGGACGGGGAAGGCGGGCGGCTGCTGCCGACCGCAATCTTCGCCAGATGGAGCAATCCATGAGGTTCGACAACAAGACCGATTCCCAGATCGAAAGCTGGGCAAGCAATTTCGAGAAGGCCGGGAGGACTGACCATCCCGACTACGCTGCCATAGTGGCCGAGCGAGCTAGGCGCCGGCAGGTCAAGCAAAAGCTAAGCTTCGAGCTGTCGCTTGAGCACCTGAAAGTGCGTGCAATCGAGGGCAAGTTTACGACCTATGGCGATTTGGCGGCCGCCAGCGGGGTCGAATGGAGTCATGCTCGGCATCAAATGAACGGTCCCAAAGGGCATCTCGATACCCTGCTCGATGTATGTCGCACGCAGGGCCTGCCGCTGCTGACGGCGATCTGCGTGAATCGCGAGAATCTTGGAACCGGCACGCTAGGTGAAGATGCTCTTTCGGGTTTTGCCGACGGTGCTAGGCGTCTCGGAATCACAGTGGGGGATGAAGAAGAGTTTCACGCCCGATGCGTGGAGGAATGCTTCAATTGGGGCAGAAAACAGAGAACATGACCGACTCGCTTACCCTTGAGGTCAACGATCTCGTAGTCGATGTCCTGACC encodes:
- a CDS encoding class I SAM-dependent methyltransferase: MARLVQQPLVMECAGWDSYRLLDSGAGRKWESFGPHSFIRPEPQALWQPRRDNWQAAGEFIPGSDEDGGGRWQFTGRLPDEGWELSWNEVRFTARPTPFRHLQFFPDMAPVWDWMRAQLDGMDAAETMNLFGYTGLGTLALSRHGKVTHVDASKKSVAQARENAALSGMEARPIRWLTDDAAKFTAREVRRGRRYDGIILDPPKFGRGPEGEVWRLEEHLPGLITDCARLLDGDSRFLFLTVYAVRMSSLAIAGLLEEALGHLPGVIEHGDLAVREDGEGGRLLPTAIFARWSNP